A genomic window from Salvia splendens isolate huo1 chromosome 11, SspV2, whole genome shotgun sequence includes:
- the LOC121754541 gene encoding uncharacterized protein LOC121754541, translated as MTDNPLFEKDFEDELHDNDDLEDLEGLKKSGLKFTPFKLIPNVLPLWKPGDVFKHRDFFYDVLRQYAIMTRRQVHVRRNDWDKLRVICKGQGCEWYVCLRNFEVHNGHDYVVMNMQRDHAHTCSQVLDSKWLTAKWLSERYIEKIKANPHIPLAPIRQCVDEDLRLKIGRMKAYRAREHALDGIFGSAATQYMILFSYKAELERTHPDSSIHIHYENTRDSGAVGPRFLRFYCCLGPLKKGWMQFCRPIIFLEACFLRGMYKGQLMSAIGIDPNNGWWPIAWAVTEADSYAQWKWFLEYLSDDLNLHANCLRYVFMSDQQKSLAKLIVEEFPQSKHRFCFQHIYNNFKKRFFGKNFKERLWEIAATTTIEHFMDKMDALQTEYPQAHQWLSGVAPKEKWVKAFFSPHTCCDVLLNNICETFNSKIALVREKSIISMLEDIRTSQMERIQIRGQWIKSYDHAVPPVIKELADKWYAWASSWRATWNGQSSYQVSGPAGQYVVNMCDFTCSCRLWQLTGIPCTHAIATINKMGDDVT; from the exons ATGACAGATAACCCACTATTTGAGAAAGATTTTGAGGACGAGCTACACGATAATGATGaccttgaagatttggagggtTTGAAGAAGAGTGGGTTAAAGTTTACCCCGTTTAAGCTCATCCCTAATGTGCTACCGTTGTGGAAGCCTGGTGATGTTTTTAAGCATAGAGATTTCTTCTATGATGTGTTGAGGCAGTATGCTATAATGACCAGGAGGCAGGTGCACGTGAGGAGAAATGATTGGGACAAACTTCGTGTGATTTGTAAAGGGCAAGGTTGTGAGTGGTATGTGTGCTTAAGGAATTTCGAAGTACACAACGGACATGATTATGTGGTGATGAATATGCAGCGCGATCACGCGCACACATGTTCTCAGGTGTTGGATTCGAAGTGGCTGACGGCAAAGTGGTTAAGTGAGCGTTACATAGAGAAGATCAAAGCCAACCCTCACATACCACTGGCCCCTATCCGGCAGTGTGTCGATGAAGATTTAAGGCTGAAGATAGGCCGGATGAAGGCATATCGGGCCAGAGAGCACGCACTGGACGGCATATTCGGCTCTGCAGCAACCCAATACATGATCTTATTCAGCTACAAAGCCGAATTGGAGAGGACGCACCCTGATTCCTCCATACATATACATTACGAGAATACGAGGGATTCTGGTGCAGTGGGTCCGAGATTCCTCCGGTTCTACTGTTGTCTAGGCCCATTGAAGAAGGGATGGATGCAGTTCTGTCGGCCCATTATCTTCTTGGAAGCTTGTTTCTTGCGAGGAATGTATAAAGGACAGCTCATGTCAGCAATCGGAATTGATCCCAACAATGGCTGGTGGCCGATTGCGTGGGCTGTGACTGAGGCCGATAGTTATGCCCAGTGGAAGTGGTTCTTGGAGTACTTGTCTGATGACCTTAACTTGCATGCAAATTGCCTAAGATACGTGTTTATGTCTGACCAACAAAAG AGCCTTGCAAAGTTGATAGTTGAGGAATTCCCACAGAGCAAGCATCGCTTCTGTTTTCAACACATATATAACAATTTCAAGAAGAgattttttggcaaaaatttcaaagaaaggTTATGGGAGATTGCCGCGACTACCACCATCGAACATTTTATGGATAAGATGGATGCTCTGCAGACCGAGTACCCCCAAGCACATCAGTGGCTTTCTGGAGTTGCTCCCAAAGAAAAGTGGGTAAAGGCATTTTTCTCTCCACATACTTGTTGTGATGTGCTCCTCAACAATATTTGTGAGACATTCAATTCGAAGATTGCATTGGTGCGAGAAAAGTCAATTATCAGCATGTTGGAGGACATTCGAACAAGTCAAATGGAAAGGATACAGATCAGAGGCCAGTGGATCAAAAGCTACGATCACGCAGTCCCTCCGGTTATCAAGGAGCTTGCGGATAAGTGGTACGCGTGGGCTTCGTCATGGAGGGCTACATGGAACGGACAGTCTTCGTACCAAGTATCAGGGCCGGCTGGCCAATATGTTGTCAACATGTGCGATTTTACATGCTCATGCAGATTGTGGCAGCTAACCGGAATTCCGTGCACACATGCTATCGCCACAATCAACAAGATGGGTGATGATGTGACGTGA